Proteins encoded in a region of the Egicoccus sp. AB-alg2 genome:
- a CDS encoding minor capsid protein encodes MTRMSLNWRGAAIKAAGERGAERGLALAAEHLLEEANRHVPIEEGTLMRSGTTQVDGLEAAVSYDTPYAIVQHERLDYTHASGRTAKYLERPAMSERDVIAKLIQREIAAALSRGGGLL; translated from the coding sequence ATGACACGGATGAGCCTCAACTGGCGAGGCGCCGCCATCAAGGCAGCCGGAGAGCGCGGCGCCGAACGTGGCCTCGCCCTCGCCGCCGAACACCTCCTCGAAGAAGCCAACCGACACGTCCCCATCGAGGAAGGGACGCTGATGCGGTCCGGGACCACCCAGGTCGACGGGCTGGAAGCCGCCGTGTCGTACGACACCCCCTACGCGATCGTCCAGCACGAGAGGCTCGACTACACCCACGCATCCGGCCGCACCGCGAAGTACCTCGAACGGCCCGCGATGTCCGAGCGCGACGTCATCGCGAAGCTGATCCAACGAGAGATCGCAGCGGCCCTCTCCCGCGGCGGGGGACTGCTGTGA